Within Anopheles nili chromosome 3, idAnoNiliSN_F5_01, whole genome shotgun sequence, the genomic segment GTGCTGCTGGAACCGGGCTTTCCCGTGCTGGTTGGGTCCGTGGGTCCTAAAGGTGTCTCGCGCTCTCCATCATCGAGTGAGCGCTGATTAACGCGTGACCGATGCCTGATGGTGATGACCAGACCAGACCCGCCCATAATGTCGTCTTTGGGTgaatttttccccattttatGCACTATCAGACGCGTCCAATCGTGCGTCCATTTGGTAGCGAGAACGCTGCGTTTGGCAGCGCAACGAACGCTTTGGGTGTTGAATGCGTATTATCACCGAAGCATAGATCGCCACAGATAGCCCCGGAACATTCATCGACGAACAACGTGGGAAAGTGCGACTTACCGATAAAATCACAGTGGTGTATTCGTCGCTTTTCCAACTCCGGATTGTTGCGTCGGTTGTAACGGCCCACGATGTGCTTCACCACACCGACGCTGCTAAGTACGCTGTTGATGCTGTGTGCGGAGCCTTGTCGCTTTGAGCTCGGTCCTCGCGAGGAACCTCCTGAGCGTGAGGACACTGGTGGACCGTTGGTTCCGGTTGTTCCGGAGCTTCCACTTGACACGGAAGTCGTCGGAAGTGAGCTCGGCATCGGTGGGAGTGGATGCAGGGCGTTTGAGCTGCCAGCTAGCGAGTTTGGTGCCATACTGGAACCTTGGGGCAACTGTTGGTGTAGTGGAGGTGCCACTGTTGGCCCAACTACCTGCATGCCAGTCGTGTGCGAGTGATGGTGGATGTGATTCGTTTGCAACGCCatctgttgttgctgctgttgctgatggtaCGGTGGAGGAGGTGTCCTTCGTGGCGCATTCTGAGGGAGAGCATAAATGTCAGTACACTTCTGAGAGACCTCTGCTAAAGCTCTGTTCACCTACCTGTAGTGTGTTGCCGGGACTTCCGGGATCGGAGTTCGGTGGTGTTAAAGGAGGAACGTACATTAGCCTCGAGATTGGCGTCGAACAGACACTGGTGCTTTGCGCTGGGGCATATTTGCCGTGATACATCGCACCAGGAGGTTGTGGACCTAGACCGGTGGAACCGTTAACACCTGCAGCACTCTGATGTTGTGGATGTTGCTGAGGTTGCGGCTGCCAGTGGTAGTAATTATTGTTCTGATTCACCTGAAGGTGTTGCTGGggatggtgttgttgttgttgttgctgctggtgctggtgttgcggCTGTTGCAGGTGTTGATGCTGGACATGCTGCAGTTGATGATGCGGTTGATGCTGCTGGGGCTGATGGTGctgtggttgctgttgttgctgttgaggtGGGTGATTTGCGAGGAGTTGCAGATTGGAGCCACTCCCAGTCCCAGTACCAGCCAGGTAGCCATTGAGATTATGCTGGTTCGGATGACCATGAGCCGTCTCGAGCGCGTGCGCATACCCGGAACCACTGTTTGAGAGGAAATTATTGCTAGCATTGTTGCCGGCACCGCCATTGTTACTGCCATTCGTTTGACAGCTGGTGACATCGGCGTGCATGTGGTTTTGGtggatgctgttgttgttattgttattgttgttgtgtaGATGGCTaaggttgttgttgttattgttgttatgGTTGGCAGCATTCGCCGCCAGCAGATTACTCTTCTCGGTCTTGATCTCGAGTGGGCTGAGCAGTGGCGAGGATAGCGGCTCCAGAAAGTGATCATCGACGGCTTCCATCTTGACCTGCGCGATACCATTCATGCTGCCAAGCATGATGGCGTTCTCCGGGTCGATGTTCTGTATCGAACTCGTGATGTCCTCCCACATCGCCGGCCGCAGGAAGGAGTCTTCTGATTCCGCGCACAGCATATCCCGGTGTTTGTTTCCTGCGAGTGGAAGTAAGAATGAAACGTAAAAAGCGTACCAGATGAGAGAGCAACCTTTTGGTTAATCCATTTTGTTCTCGAGCTCTAATCTGGCAGACTTTCCCGTTTTCGGTAGCCCCGGGAAGGTGGTCCTTCGACGACCGACTAAGCTCCTTACGAGCTTCGCGTGTCGATACTCACCGAAGAAAAACTCCTTGCCATAGTGCTCGTAACCCTGGCTGGCGTAGCTCGATAATCCGGACGTCGACAGCGGCGAGCTGGATGATGGATGATGCTGACTGCTCGGTACAACGTCCAGCTCGACATCGGTTTCCAATTTATTTATGCGCCCCATCAGCTCATGCCGAAATTCTAATTCTGGTGACTGTAATTAATTGAGCCGGCGATAAAGCGCGGAGAGaacgggggtggaaaattaatgacGCGCTGGAAATTAACGCCGTGtcgtttggggtgggtttggtgaataatttatgataaGACGCATCGTCTACCAATAAATGCATTTAACGTGTtgtcaaccaaaaaaaaaatgcactcccTGGATGGGATTATGCA encodes:
- the LOC128725362 gene encoding dendritic arbor reduction protein 1, with the translated sequence MDTTGDQIVPSTSFWVMQSPELEFRHELMGRINKLETDVELDVVPSSQHHPSSSSPLSTSGLSSYASQGYEHYGKEFFFGNKHRDMLCAESEDSFLRPAMWEDITSSIQNIDPENAIMLGSMNGIAQVKMEAVDDHFLEPLSSPLLSPLEIKTEKSNLLAANAANHNNNNNNNLSHLHNNNNNNNNSIHQNHMHADVTSCQTNGSNNGGAGNNASNNFLSNSGSGYAHALETAHGHPNQHNLNGYLAGTGTGSGSNLQLLANHPPQQQQQQPQHHQPQQHQPHHQLQHVQHQHLQQPQHQHQQQQQQQHHPQQHLQVNQNNNYYHWQPQPQQHPQHQSAAGVNGSTGLGPQPPGAMYHGKYAPAQSTSVCSTPISRLMYVPPLTPPNSDPGSPGNTLQNAPRRTPPPPYHQQQQQQQMALQTNHIHHHSHTTGMQVVGPTVAPPLHQQLPQGSSMAPNSLAGSSNALHPLPPMPSSLPTTSVSSGSSGTTGTNGPPVSSRSGGSSRGPSSKRQGSAHSINSVLSSVGVVKHIVGRYNRRNNPELEKRRIHHCDFIGCTKVYTKSSHLKAHQRIHTGEKPYTCQWPECEWRFARSDELTRHYRKHTGAKPFKCIVCERSFARSDHLALHMKRHLPKNK